A stretch of the Papaver somniferum cultivar HN1 chromosome 6, ASM357369v1, whole genome shotgun sequence genome encodes the following:
- the LOC113287626 gene encoding uncharacterized protein LOC113287626 isoform X2, with protein sequence MADEIEKESNPNLNKPSLLIRLMSKRRTWVFLFVVVYGLLLCSSWNFLQKILVWYNSNTSSAKSTGWPALYASVLLGVVFGVLSMIAALAVAIPAMLVTWITVLVLLTFCGKPRKALVLEGRKITADITGFAIKILLKEGFTWKLMGFQKVLTL encoded by the exons ATGGcagatgaaattgaaaaggaaagcAACCCAAATTTGAATAAACCCAGTTTACTAATTAGATTGATGAGTAAAAGGAGAACatgggtttttctttttgttgtggtCTATGGTCTTCTATTATGCTCTTCATGGAATTTCCTTCAGAAAATCTTAGTTTGGTATAATTCTAATACGTCTTCAGCCAAATCTACTGGATGGCCAGCTCTTTATGCTTCTGTTTTATTAGGTGTTGTATTTGGAGTTCTATCAATGATAGCTGCTCTTGCTGTTGCAATACCAGCTATGCTTGTAACTTGGATCACTGTGTTGGTGCTTCTTACCTTTTGTGGAAAACCTAGAAAAGCTCTTGTTCTTGAAGGCAGGAAAATTACAGCTGATATTACTGGATTTGCAATCAAGATTCTTCTTAAAGAAG GGTTTACATGGAAATTAATGGGATTTCAGAAGGTATTAACTCTCTGA
- the LOC113287626 gene encoding uncharacterized protein LOC113287626 isoform X1, protein MADEIEKESNPNLNKPSLLIRLMSKRRTWVFLFVVVYGLLLCSSWNFLQKILVWYNSNTSSAKSTGWPALYASVLLGVVFGVLSMIAALAVAIPAMLVTWITVLVLLTFCGKPRKALVLEGRKITADITGFAIKILLKEGNIVAAVCAVVGYVLLVRTTAQNG, encoded by the coding sequence ATGGcagatgaaattgaaaaggaaagcAACCCAAATTTGAATAAACCCAGTTTACTAATTAGATTGATGAGTAAAAGGAGAACatgggtttttctttttgttgtggtCTATGGTCTTCTATTATGCTCTTCATGGAATTTCCTTCAGAAAATCTTAGTTTGGTATAATTCTAATACGTCTTCAGCCAAATCTACTGGATGGCCAGCTCTTTATGCTTCTGTTTTATTAGGTGTTGTATTTGGAGTTCTATCAATGATAGCTGCTCTTGCTGTTGCAATACCAGCTATGCTTGTAACTTGGATCACTGTGTTGGTGCTTCTTACCTTTTGTGGAAAACCTAGAAAAGCTCTTGTTCTTGAAGGCAGGAAAATTACAGCTGATATTACTGGATTTGCAATCAAGATTCTTCTTAAAGAAGGTAATATTGTTGCCGCTGTTTGTGCTGTTGTTGGGTATGTTCTTTTGGTTAGAACAACTGCACAAAATGGATGA